The Hyperolius riggenbachi isolate aHypRig1 chromosome 3, aHypRig1.pri, whole genome shotgun sequence genome window below encodes:
- the S1PR2 gene encoding sphingosine 1-phosphate receptor 2, which produces MSMYKQYLNISKISEHYNYTKRIKNESSSREVISIIFIIICCIIILENILVLISVWRNKKFHSAMFVFIGNLAFSDLLTGCAYIANIVLSGKTTLTLTPVAWFIREGTAFTTLAASVFSLLAIAIERHVAITKVKVYSSDRNCRMILLIGACWVISMVIGGLPIIGWNCIENLDECSTVFPLYAKKYILFIVTIFTIILVSIVIFYVRIYCIVKSSHAEIAAPQTLALLKTVTIVLGVFIVCWLPAFIILLMDVSCKVKSCEILYKADYFFGIATLNSALNPIIYTLRSKDMRKEFLRVLCCWNCFRKNKTPDRFKLNLRSSSSLDRCTQKHYFPTSPIIKDCNTFV; this is translated from the coding sequence ATGAGCATGTATAAACAGTACTTGAACATATCCAAGATCTCGGAACATTATAACTATACCAAGAGAATAAAAAACGAGAGTTCATCTCGTGAAGTGATctctatcatcttcatcatcatctgctgCATCATTATTCTGGAGAACATCCTCGTTCTCATCTCTGTATGGCGCAACAAGAAGTTTCACTCTGCCATGTTCGTCTTTATTGGAAATCTGGCCTTCTCTGACCTCCTCACGGGATGTGCCTACATTGCCAACATTGTCCTGTCTGGCAAAACTACCCTCACACTGACTCCCGTAGCATGGTTTATCCGCGAAGGGACGGCCTTTACAACCCTTGCTGCTTCCGTCTTTAGCCTGCTGGCCATAGCCATTGAAAGGCATGTAGCCATCACTAAAGTCAAAGTCTACAGTAGTGACAGAAACTGTAGGATGATCCTGCTCATTGGAGCATGCTGGGTTATCTCAATGGTGATTGGAGGCCTCCCTATCATTGGCTGGAACTGCATTGAAAACTTAGATGAATGTTCCACCGTCTTTCCCTTATACGCGAAAAAGTACATTCTGTTTATAGTTACTATCTTCACCATCATACTTGTTTCCATTGTTATTTTCTACGTTCGTATATACTGTATTGTCAAATCCAGCCACGCTGAGATAGCAGCGCCACAGACTCTTGCCCTCTTGAAAACAGTTACGATAGTACTTGGagtattcattgtctgttggctgcCCGCTTTCATCATTCTCCTTATGGATGTGTCCTGCAAAGTGAAATCTTGCGAAATTCTCTATAAAGCTGACTACTTTTTTGGCATAGCCACCTTGAATTCAGCACTCAACCCCATCATCTACACTCTGAGGAGCAAGGATATGAGGAAGGAGTTTTTGAGGGTGCTTTGTTGCTGGAACTGCTTCCGGAAAAACAAAACTCCTGACAGGTTTAAGTTAAATTTACGTAGCTCCAGCTCTCTGGATCGCTGTACCCAAAAACACTATTTCCCTACTTCCCCCATCATCAAGGACTGCAATACTTTTGTGTGA